The sequence TGTATCAGAGTGTTGTTGCTTCAGCGTAGTTTGCGGAAAATATCATGAGACTTGAGACTTCGGGAACCCGGCCACCGGGTTCTGCAGGACAGTCGGGAGAACTGGAGCGGCGCTTTACTCTTCCATTCCCCCGTCTTCGCACATCGGAACGCAAACTGCTGCTGGTCGTGGTGGATGCAGTGATCATCAATGCTGCATTGTTGCTGGCCTGGCGCCTGGGCTCTGATCTGGATGCAACGGTGCTGGACCTTCTCGCTCCATACAAGTGGTATATCACACTCACCATAGTCTGGTATCTCTCCGCACTCCTGTTTGACCTCTACGACCTTGCTCGAGCCGCCAGCACATACAATATTGTTCGCAATAGCCTGGCTGCGGTGCTCGTTACAGTGCTGGTCTATTCACTCATTCCAAGCCTCTCCCCCCCGTTGCTGCGGCGTACCCTGATCTTCCTGTTCACAGGCTTTGCCGTGGTGGGTATTGTTGGGTGGCGTATAGCCTACGTACAGCTTTTTGTTCAGCCCTGGTTCACGCAACGGGCGCTTGTCGTGGGAGCCGGATGGGCCGGGCGCACCCTTGTTCAGGAGATGGCATTGGCGCCCCAGGACGCCAACCCCTACCGGGGAACCGGGTACGAGCTATTGGGTTTCATTGACGACGACCCCAACTATGAGGGCACAGACGTGGATGGCATTCCCGTGTTGGGCGGGCAAGAGGTGTTGATACCCATGGCCGAAGCCCTGCAGGTTGAAGAGGTGATCGTGGCCATCACGCATCGCCACGCCATGGCGGATGAACTCTTCGACGATCTGCTTCGTTGTCGTGAATTGGGAATTCACGTCTCCCCAATGTCCACTGTCTACGAGCGTTTGCTGGGCCGGGTTCCGGTTCTGCACGTCGGTCGCGATCTCTTCACGGCCCTACCTACAAAAGACGAGTCCTCATACCGGCTCTATCGAATCTTCAAGCGTGGCGTAGACCTGCTTTCGGCGTCTGTGGGTTTGCTGGTGCTTGCCGTCGTCGCGCCGCTGATCGCATTGGTGAATGCTGTTACCTCGCCTGGCCCTCTGTTTTACGACCAGGAGCGGGTCGGCAAGGGTGGGCGCACTTTTGGCTGCTACAAATTCCGCTCCATGATTCCCGATGCTGAGGCTGACACCGGTGCCGTTTGGGCGCAATCGGATGACGATCGGATCACACCGGTCGGCCGCGTGATCCGGCGGGCGCGCATTGACGAGTTACCTCAATTCATCAATGTACTGAAGGGTGACATGAGTCTGATCGGCCCCCGCCCGGAACGCCCCCAATTCGTGGAAACCTTGTCCCATACAATTCCCTTTTACCGGGCACGTCATGCTATGCGGCCGGGCATCACCGGCTGGGCCCAGGTCCAGTACGACTATGGCAGTTCCGAAGAGGATTCCAGGATCAAACTGGAGTATGATCTTTATTACGTGAAACATGCCGGTCCCATGTTGGATCTTCGCATACTCCTTCAGACCGTATCGGTCATGTTGCAGTTCAAGGGTCGTTGACTCGATCGGGTCTCTGCTTTCGAATCGCGCGGTAAGGCCTGCTGGTACATTGTTATTGCCATCTCCGGTTCTTTCCTCAGCACCGTGAGCCTCAAACCCCAAAGATCAATCTGTTGTGAACGAGGCGATATCATTGCACCCCACCAATGATGCAACATCGAAAACAATTGATCGGAGGAAGAGCAATTGGTCAGGGCGTTGGACCTTTCTGGCCATTGTAGCCAGCATCGGCGTAGCTCTTCTGCTTGCCTACCTCAAGATGCTTCAGGTGCCTGGGATCTGGGGAGCCGATGCCTATACCTATATTCAGGCTGCACTTCAATTTCCTCGTGGCGAGACCACCTTCATCGGCAGTCTGGTCGGAGATCGGCACCTGGCAATCTGGTTCTATCACCTCTTTTTCGACCTATTGGGTGAAAACCTAGATTCGCTATCTGTGGCACTAGGAGTATTGCTTGCAATCAATGGTAGTCTTATTACTGGCATTTCATTCCTGGTATTCCGCTCTCCTCTTTGGGCTTTTCTGATAGCTAGCA is a genomic window of Chloroflexota bacterium containing:
- a CDS encoding sugar transferase — translated: MRLETSGTRPPGSAGQSGELERRFTLPFPRLRTSERKLLLVVVDAVIINAALLLAWRLGSDLDATVLDLLAPYKWYITLTIVWYLSALLFDLYDLARAASTYNIVRNSLAAVLVTVLVYSLIPSLSPPLLRRTLIFLFTGFAVVGIVGWRIAYVQLFVQPWFTQRALVVGAGWAGRTLVQEMALAPQDANPYRGTGYELLGFIDDDPNYEGTDVDGIPVLGGQEVLIPMAEALQVEEVIVAITHRHAMADELFDDLLRCRELGIHVSPMSTVYERLLGRVPVLHVGRDLFTALPTKDESSYRLYRIFKRGVDLLSASVGLLVLAVVAPLIALVNAVTSPGPLFYDQERVGKGGRTFGCYKFRSMIPDAEADTGAVWAQSDDDRITPVGRVIRRARIDELPQFINVLKGDMSLIGPRPERPQFVETLSHTIPFYRARHAMRPGITGWAQVQYDYGSSEEDSRIKLEYDLYYVKHAGPMLDLRILLQTVSVMLQFKGR